A single genomic interval of Hafnia alvei harbors:
- the fucI gene encoding L-fucose isomerase: protein MNSQHQTLQNLPKIGIRPVIDGRRMGVRESLEEQTMNMAKATAQLLSEQLHHACGAAVECVIADGCIAGMAESAACEDKFSRQNVGLTITVTPCWCYGSETIDMDPMRPKAIWGFNGTERPGAVYLAAALAAHSQKGIPAFSIYGHDVQDGGDDSIPADVEEKLLRFARAGLAVASMKGKSYMSLGGVSMGIAGSIVDHNFFESWLGMKVQAVDMTELRRRIDQKIYDAEELELALSWADNNFRFGPDLNAEQYRRSPESSRAVLRESLLMAMCIRDMMQGNKKLAQQGFVEESLGYNAIAAGFQGQRHWTDQYPNGDTAEALLNSSFDWNGVRKPFVVATENDSLNGVAMLFGHMLTGTAQVFADVRTYWSPEAVKRVTGSELTGHAKDGIIHLINSGSAALDGSCRQLDEQGNPTMKPHWQISQKEADACLQATEWCPAIHEYFRGGGYSSRFLTRGGVPFTMSRVNIIKGIGPVLQIAEGWSVELPKDVHDTLDKRTNETWPTTWFAPRLTGKGPFTDVYSVMANWGANHGVLTIGHVGADLITLASMLRIPVCMHNVEDGEIYRPSSWAAHGMDTEGQDYRACQNYGPLYKK, encoded by the coding sequence ATGAATAGCCAACACCAGACCCTACAAAACCTGCCCAAAATTGGTATCCGCCCAGTCATTGATGGCCGCCGCATGGGTGTACGCGAGTCCCTTGAAGAACAGACCATGAATATGGCGAAAGCCACCGCGCAGCTATTAAGCGAGCAACTGCACCACGCCTGCGGTGCCGCAGTTGAGTGCGTTATTGCCGACGGCTGTATCGCTGGCATGGCCGAATCTGCCGCCTGCGAAGATAAATTCAGCCGCCAGAATGTGGGATTAACCATCACCGTTACCCCTTGCTGGTGCTACGGCAGTGAAACCATCGATATGGATCCAATGCGCCCCAAAGCCATCTGGGGCTTTAACGGCACCGAGCGCCCAGGCGCGGTTTATCTAGCGGCTGCGCTGGCGGCACATAGCCAAAAGGGCATCCCTGCGTTTTCTATTTATGGCCACGACGTGCAAGACGGCGGCGATGACAGCATTCCCGCCGACGTAGAGGAAAAACTTCTACGCTTTGCGCGTGCCGGTTTAGCCGTTGCCAGCATGAAAGGCAAAAGTTATATGTCGCTGGGCGGCGTCTCAATGGGAATAGCGGGTTCCATCGTTGACCATAACTTCTTTGAATCTTGGCTCGGCATGAAAGTGCAGGCTGTAGATATGACCGAGCTACGCCGCCGTATCGATCAGAAGATTTACGATGCCGAAGAGCTTGAACTCGCGCTTTCGTGGGCGGATAACAACTTCCGCTTTGGGCCTGACCTGAACGCCGAACAATATCGTCGTTCGCCAGAAAGCAGCCGAGCGGTATTACGTGAAAGCTTGCTGATGGCAATGTGCATTCGCGACATGATGCAGGGCAACAAAAAACTGGCTCAGCAAGGATTCGTCGAGGAATCGCTGGGCTATAACGCGATTGCAGCGGGCTTCCAAGGCCAGCGTCACTGGACCGATCAATATCCTAATGGCGATACCGCTGAAGCGTTACTCAATAGCTCGTTCGACTGGAACGGCGTGCGTAAACCGTTTGTGGTGGCCACTGAAAACGACAGCCTCAACGGCGTTGCGATGCTGTTTGGGCACATGCTCACCGGCACCGCACAGGTATTCGCTGACGTTCGTACCTACTGGTCACCTGAAGCCGTCAAACGCGTAACCGGAAGTGAGCTCACCGGCCATGCCAAAGACGGCATCATCCATCTGATTAACTCCGGCTCAGCGGCGCTGGATGGCTCGTGCCGCCAGCTTGATGAGCAGGGTAATCCAACCATGAAACCGCATTGGCAAATCAGCCAGAAAGAAGCGGATGCCTGCCTGCAAGCAACAGAATGGTGCCCTGCGATCCATGAATATTTCCGTGGCGGCGGCTATTCATCTCGCTTCCTAACCCGCGGCGGCGTTCCTTTCACCATGTCCCGCGTCAATATCATCAAAGGCATTGGGCCAGTATTGCAGATCGCGGAGGGCTGGAGCGTTGAGCTGCCGAAAGATGTACATGACACGTTAGATAAGCGCACCAACGAAACATGGCCAACCACGTGGTTTGCCCCACGCTTAACCGGCAAAGGGCCGTTTACCGATGTGTACTCTGTGATGGCGAACTGGGGGGCTAACCACGGCGTGCTAACCATTGGTCACGTAGGTGCAGATCTGATTACGCTGGCATCGATGCTGCGTATTCCAGTGTGTATGCATAACGTGGAAGACGGCGAAATCTATCGTCCATCGTCATGGGCCGCGCACGGCATGGATACCGAAGGTCAGGACTATCGCGCCTGCCAAAACTACGGGCCTTTGTATAAAAAATAA
- the fucP gene encoding L-fucose:H+ symporter permease, producing MGNVSIQSENYRVASHERKGNYLIPFALLCSLFFLWAVANNLNDILLPQFQQAFTLTNFQAGLIQSAFYFGYFLIPIPAGILMKKLSYKAGIITGLLFYAIGAALFWPAAEGMNYTLFLIGLFIIAAGLGCLETAANPFVTVLGPEESGHFRINLAQTFNSFGAIIAVVFGQGLILSHVPHQPAEVLSQMAPEQLAAYNHSLVLAVQSPYMMIVAIVLFVALLIAFTKFPTIQSDAHSDDKGGSLLASVSRLLRIRHWRWAVLAQFCYVGAQTACWSYLIRYAIEELPGTTPGFAANYLTATMVCFFIGRFSGTWLIRHYAPHKVLAIYAFISMLLCIISAAAGGHVGLIALTLCSMFMSIQYPTIFSLGIKGLDQDTKYGSSIIVMTIIGGGIVTPVMGFVSDAAGNIPTAELIPALCFAIIFIFAKFRSNIMPRATA from the coding sequence ATGGGAAACGTTTCAATCCAGTCAGAAAACTACCGCGTTGCCAGTCATGAGCGTAAAGGAAATTATTTAATTCCTTTTGCATTATTATGTTCACTTTTCTTTTTATGGGCTGTCGCTAACAACTTAAACGATATTTTACTTCCTCAGTTCCAGCAGGCATTTACCTTAACCAATTTCCAAGCAGGGCTTATACAGTCAGCATTTTATTTTGGTTACTTCCTAATCCCTATTCCTGCCGGAATACTAATGAAAAAACTCAGCTACAAGGCAGGGATTATTACTGGGTTATTATTTTACGCCATTGGTGCCGCACTATTTTGGCCTGCCGCCGAGGGAATGAATTACACTTTATTTCTCATCGGGTTGTTTATCATAGCTGCTGGGCTTGGCTGTTTAGAAACGGCGGCTAATCCTTTTGTTACCGTATTAGGGCCAGAAGAATCAGGACATTTTAGAATTAATCTCGCCCAAACCTTTAACTCATTTGGTGCCATTATTGCCGTAGTTTTTGGTCAGGGACTGATTTTATCTCATGTTCCACATCAGCCAGCCGAAGTGTTAAGCCAAATGGCACCGGAGCAGCTGGCGGCCTATAACCACAGCTTGGTGCTGGCGGTTCAGTCTCCCTACATGATGATCGTAGCCATTGTACTGTTTGTGGCCTTGCTGATTGCCTTCACAAAATTCCCGACCATCCAAAGTGATGCGCATAGTGATGATAAAGGTGGCTCCCTGCTGGCTTCGGTATCGCGTTTGCTGCGTATTCGTCATTGGCGCTGGGCTGTATTAGCGCAGTTCTGCTACGTCGGGGCTCAAACCGCCTGCTGGAGCTATCTGATCCGTTACGCCATTGAGGAGCTGCCAGGCACCACGCCAGGATTCGCCGCCAATTATCTCACTGCCACCATGGTGTGCTTCTTCATCGGGCGCTTTAGCGGAACGTGGCTTATTCGTCACTATGCGCCGCACAAGGTTTTAGCCATCTATGCCTTTATTTCCATGCTGTTATGCATCATTTCTGCGGCGGCAGGCGGACACGTTGGCCTCATCGCGCTCACGCTGTGCAGCATGTTCATGTCTATCCAATATCCAACCATTTTCTCCTTAGGGATTAAGGGATTAGACCAAGACACCAAATACGGCTCATCCATTATTGTTATGACCATCATCGGCGGCGGCATCGTCACACCGGTCATGGGCTTTGTTAGCGATGCGGCGGGCAACATCCCAACCGCAGAACTGATCCCGGCGCTGTGCTTCGCCATCATTTTCATCTTTGCCAAGTTCAGATCAAACATCATGCCGCGCGCAACGGCTTAA
- the fucA gene encoding L-fuculose-phosphate aldolase — protein sequence MERDSLAREIIHTCLEMTRLGLNQGTAGNVSVRYRDGMLITPTGIPYENLTESHIVYIDQHGKHDEGKVPSSEWRFHQVAYQTRPEANAVVHNHAVNCTAVSILNRPIPAIHYMIAAAGGSTIPCAPYATFGTKQLSEYVAVALKNRKATLLQHHGMIACEANLQKALWLAHEVEVLAELYLATLPIVDPVPVLSDEEIAIVLEKFKTYGLRVEE from the coding sequence ATGGAAAGAGACTCATTGGCTCGCGAAATAATTCATACCTGCTTGGAAATGACACGTCTGGGCCTAAATCAGGGAACCGCGGGGAATGTCAGCGTGCGCTACCGCGATGGGATGCTGATTACCCCAACGGGTATTCCTTATGAGAATTTGACCGAGTCACATATTGTTTATATCGATCAGCATGGGAAACACGATGAGGGGAAAGTGCCCTCCAGTGAATGGCGTTTTCATCAGGTGGCGTATCAAACGCGCCCAGAAGCCAATGCGGTGGTGCACAACCATGCGGTGAACTGTACGGCGGTTTCTATTCTGAATCGCCCCATCCCAGCCATTCATTACATGATTGCCGCCGCCGGTGGCAGCACCATTCCCTGCGCGCCCTATGCGACGTTTGGTACCAAACAACTCTCTGAGTATGTCGCCGTTGCGTTGAAAAATCGCAAAGCCACGCTGTTACAGCATCACGGCATGATTGCCTGCGAAGCGAATTTACAAAAGGCTTTATGGTTGGCCCACGAGGTTGAAGTTTTAGCCGAGCTTTATTTAGCAACGTTGCCAATCGTTGATCCGGTACCGGTATTGTCTGATGAAGAGATCGCCATTGTGTTGGAGAAATTCAAGACTTATGGCCTGCGAGTGGAAGAGTAG
- the fucO gene encoding lactaldehyde reductase has product MTNRMILNETSWFGRGAVNELVPEVLRRGYGKALIVTDAQLVACGVVEKVTAKLDAAGLEYQIFDRVVPNPTIAVVQRGLATFNASGADYLIAIGGGSPQDTCKAIGIISANPEFEDVRSLEGVAPTHSPSVPILAIPTTAGTAAEVTINYVITDEENRRKFVCVDPHDIPLVAFIDADMMDGMPASLKAATGVDALTHAIEGFITRGAWELTDTLHLKAIEIIARSLRSSVAGLPEAVEDMALGQYVAGMGFSNVGLGLVHGMAHPLGAFYNTPHGVANAILLPHVMRYNAAYTGEKYRQIAQAMGVDVVHASLEQAREAAIQAVEKLNSDVGIPASLKEVGVREEDIAELAQAAFDDVCTGGNPREAKIAEIRALYRAAM; this is encoded by the coding sequence ATGACAAATCGAATGATTTTGAATGAAACATCGTGGTTTGGTCGTGGCGCGGTGAATGAGTTAGTGCCGGAGGTTTTGCGCCGCGGCTATGGTAAAGCGTTGATCGTGACCGACGCTCAGTTGGTTGCCTGTGGCGTGGTGGAAAAGGTGACTGCTAAACTTGATGCTGCCGGATTGGAATATCAGATTTTTGATCGCGTGGTGCCTAATCCCACTATCGCCGTTGTGCAGCGTGGGCTGGCAACGTTTAACGCGAGTGGAGCCGATTATCTGATCGCCATTGGCGGTGGTTCACCGCAGGATACCTGCAAAGCCATTGGCATCATCAGCGCTAACCCTGAGTTTGAGGATGTGCGCAGTTTGGAAGGCGTAGCGCCGACTCATAGCCCAAGCGTGCCGATTTTAGCGATTCCAACCACGGCAGGAACGGCGGCTGAAGTGACCATTAATTACGTGATCACCGATGAGGAAAATCGCCGGAAGTTTGTTTGTGTCGATCCTCACGATATCCCGCTGGTGGCCTTTATCGACGCCGATATGATGGACGGCATGCCTGCCAGTTTGAAAGCCGCAACGGGCGTGGATGCGCTTACCCATGCGATTGAGGGATTTATCACGCGTGGCGCATGGGAGCTTACCGATACGCTGCATCTGAAGGCGATTGAAATCATTGCTCGTTCGCTGCGTAGCTCAGTTGCCGGTCTGCCTGAGGCGGTTGAAGATATGGCGCTAGGGCAATATGTGGCGGGGATGGGATTTTCTAACGTGGGATTAGGCTTGGTGCACGGTATGGCCCATCCGCTTGGCGCGTTTTATAACACCCCGCACGGTGTTGCCAACGCGATTTTACTGCCTCATGTCATGCGTTATAACGCCGCATATACCGGTGAAAAATACCGCCAGATTGCGCAGGCGATGGGGGTTGATGTGGTTCATGCCTCGTTAGAACAGGCGCGAGAAGCGGCGATTCAAGCGGTAGAGAAACTGAATAGTGACGTGGGTATTCCCGCTTCGCTGAAAGAAGTTGGCGTGCGTGAGGAAGATATCGCTGAGTTGGCACAGGCTGCGTTTGACGATGTTTGCACCGGAGGGAACCCGCGCGAGGCGAAAATCGCAGAGATCAGGGCGCTGTATCGGGCGGCAATGTGA
- a CDS encoding HdeD family acid-resistance protein, with protein sequence MLNIDRKSLLGLDGNFLKKQRTLLLVISFLLLLGGIFCLINPFASGAALSAIVGTLFVLSGLGLIIGMIANRTRNFWPMVAGILMGAAYIIMGYVFITNPLVGIFTMSVILATLFAIGGIIRLSAGFKLRGVSGGWLQIIIGILDLAIAAMFITAGPAMSFTLVTTIVGIEMLFSSFSCFQIAGMFKREA encoded by the coding sequence ATGTTAAATATCGATCGTAAAAGTTTGCTCGGTTTAGATGGAAACTTTCTCAAAAAACAGCGTACTTTGCTGTTAGTCATTTCCTTTCTGCTGCTATTAGGCGGAATTTTCTGCCTGATTAACCCCTTTGCTTCCGGTGCCGCGCTAAGTGCCATTGTGGGCACGCTGTTTGTGCTCAGCGGTCTGGGTTTGATTATTGGGATGATTGCTAACCGCACACGTAATTTCTGGCCGATGGTGGCAGGCATTCTAATGGGCGCCGCATACATCATTATGGGCTACGTATTTATTACCAATCCGTTGGTCGGGATTTTCACCATGTCGGTGATCCTAGCAACCCTATTTGCCATCGGCGGTATTATTCGTTTAAGTGCCGGTTTCAAACTGCGTGGCGTGAGCGGAGGATGGCTGCAAATCATCATTGGGATTTTAGACTTGGCAATTGCCGCCATGTTTATTACCGCTGGCCCAGCCATGTCATTCACGCTGGTCACTACCATCGTTGGGATTGAAATGCTGTTTAGCTCTTTCAGCTGCTTCCAGATCGCGGGGATGTTTAAGCGAGAGGCTTAA
- a CDS encoding MFS transporter has translation MNMTGMQNYNRTRWLTLVGTIITQFALGSVYTWSLFNGPLSEKLDEPISRVAFSFGLLSLALAVASSVAGKLQDRFGVRNVTIAAGVVLALGFCLTAHSNNLIMLYLSAGILVGLADGAGYLMTLSNCVKWFPERKGMISACAIGAYGLGSLGFKYIDTSLLAAYGLENTFMIWGGIAMVMVMAGAMLMKDAPKQEVATSSAQGESTAQDYTLAEAVRQPQYWMLALMFLTACMSGLYVIGVAKDIGEGMVHLPAMTAASAVTVIAIANLSGRLVLGILSDKMARIRVISLAQVISLIGMGTLLFVPLNEGLFFASVACIAFSFGGTITVYPSLVSDFFGLNNLTKNYGLLYLGFGIGSIIGSIIASMFGGFIVTFSVIMTLLVISLVLSATIRMPGHREEHNQLAHV, from the coding sequence ATGAATATGACTGGCATGCAAAATTACAATCGCACCCGCTGGCTAACACTGGTTGGCACCATCATTACTCAGTTCGCTCTGGGTTCCGTTTATACCTGGAGCCTATTCAACGGCCCTCTGTCTGAAAAACTAGACGAACCCATCAGCCGCGTGGCCTTTTCCTTCGGCCTGCTGAGTCTGGCACTTGCCGTGGCCTCTTCCGTTGCGGGTAAATTGCAGGACCGTTTCGGCGTACGCAACGTCACTATCGCCGCTGGTGTGGTGCTAGCGCTGGGTTTCTGCTTAACCGCGCACTCGAACAACCTGATCATGCTGTATCTCAGCGCCGGTATTTTGGTCGGACTTGCCGATGGTGCTGGTTACCTGATGACGCTGTCTAACTGCGTAAAATGGTTCCCTGAGCGTAAAGGTATGATTTCAGCCTGCGCCATTGGTGCCTATGGTTTAGGTAGCCTTGGTTTCAAATATATCGATACCAGCCTGCTAGCCGCTTACGGCTTGGAAAACACCTTCATGATTTGGGGCGGCATCGCCATGGTGATGGTGATGGCCGGGGCAATGCTGATGAAAGATGCTCCAAAACAAGAAGTTGCTACATCAAGTGCGCAAGGTGAAAGCACCGCGCAGGATTACACACTGGCAGAAGCCGTGCGTCAGCCACAGTACTGGATGCTGGCACTGATGTTCCTAACCGCCTGCATGAGTGGCCTGTATGTGATTGGTGTGGCGAAAGATATCGGTGAAGGCATGGTTCATCTGCCTGCCATGACTGCCGCTAGCGCCGTGACCGTGATTGCCATTGCTAACCTGAGTGGTCGCTTGGTACTGGGCATCCTGTCTGACAAAATGGCACGTATTCGCGTTATCTCTCTGGCTCAGGTCATTTCTCTTATCGGTATGGGTACACTGCTGTTCGTGCCTTTGAATGAAGGCCTGTTCTTCGCCTCCGTTGCCTGCATCGCCTTCAGCTTCGGCGGCACCATTACCGTATATCCATCGCTGGTCAGTGACTTCTTTGGCTTAAACAACCTGACTAAAAACTACGGCCTGCTGTATCTGGGCTTTGGTATCGGCAGCATCATTGGTTCTATCATCGCGTCAATGTTTGGCGGCTTCATCGTGACCTTCTCGGTGATTATGACTCTGCTGGTGATTTCACTGGTGCTGTCCGCAACCATCCGCATGCCGGGACATCGTGAAGAGCATAACCAGCTAGCCCACGTCTAA
- a CDS encoding cupin: METFKAQTPAEEYGVGITRRSGVIRNGKPAAELTFESGAFSQLRKQMQGNTTHVVSGEFEFTVGAETHLLIAGESVNIPTNIISGCFCLSTGVLVETPL, translated from the coding sequence ATGGAGACATTCAAAGCACAGACTCCGGCTGAAGAATATGGCGTGGGCATCACCCGCCGTAGCGGAGTTATCAGAAACGGCAAACCGGCCGCTGAGTTAACGTTTGAGTCTGGTGCTTTTAGCCAGCTACGCAAGCAGATGCAAGGTAACACCACGCATGTGGTTAGCGGAGAGTTTGAATTTACCGTTGGCGCAGAGACTCATCTGCTCATCGCCGGTGAATCCGTCAATATTCCCACTAACATAATCAGCGGATGCTTCTGCCTTTCCACGGGAGTTTTGGTGGAAACACCGCTCTAA
- a CDS encoding bestrophin family protein, which translates to MIVRPQQHWFRRLFVWHGSVLPKILFRLSLNFGFACIAVVCYLWHEMLDVNLTLAPFSLLGVAIAIFLGFRNNASYARFTEARLLWGNLLITERSLLREVKSLMPDPAEQARYFTSLLIAFTYCLKHQLRKTDMRIDVDRLLAPSERNSVLNSHSPCNTLLLKMGMWLGEQRRLGRISDISFHSIDSNLNHLSSILGGCERISNTPIPFAYSLIVHRTVYLFCALLPFALVSDLHYLTPLVSVFISYTFISLDSLAEELEDPFGMAPNDLPLNAISATIEINLREMIEDDEKPIPMKPDHHCLLS; encoded by the coding sequence ATGATTGTTAGACCCCAACAACATTGGTTTCGCCGCCTATTTGTGTGGCATGGCTCCGTGTTACCTAAAATTCTCTTCCGCTTAAGTTTAAATTTTGGTTTTGCCTGCATCGCTGTGGTTTGTTATCTGTGGCATGAAATGTTGGATGTGAATCTGACGTTGGCTCCATTTAGCCTGCTGGGCGTTGCCATTGCGATCTTTCTCGGGTTTCGCAACAACGCCAGCTATGCGCGTTTTACCGAGGCGCGCCTGCTGTGGGGGAATTTGCTCATCACCGAACGTTCGCTGCTGAGGGAAGTTAAAAGCCTGATGCCAGATCCGGCAGAACAGGCGCGCTATTTCACTTCGCTGCTGATTGCGTTCACCTACTGCCTGAAGCATCAACTGCGTAAAACCGATATGCGTATTGATGTGGACCGGCTGCTGGCGCCATCGGAGCGTAATTCGGTGCTCAATAGCCATTCTCCCTGTAATACGCTGTTGTTGAAAATGGGGATGTGGTTAGGTGAACAGCGTCGATTGGGACGGATTAGCGACATCAGTTTTCATTCGATAGATAGCAACTTGAACCATCTTTCTTCTATTCTTGGCGGCTGTGAACGAATCTCCAATACGCCGATCCCGTTTGCCTATAGCCTGATTGTGCATCGCACCGTTTACTTATTCTGCGCGTTGCTGCCATTTGCCTTGGTGTCGGATTTACACTACCTCACGCCGCTGGTGTCGGTGTTTATTTCCTATACCTTTATCTCGTTGGATTCACTGGCTGAAGAACTGGAAGATCCCTTTGGCATGGCGCCGAACGATCTGCCGCTCAATGCGATTTCTGCCACGATAGAGATTAATCTGCGAGAAATGATTGAAGATGATGAGAAGCCGATCCCGATGAAGCCGGATCATCATTGTTTGTTGAGTTGA
- a CDS encoding YlaC family protein, with product MSEIERILKEEIDRVNKAEHRDNRPRFSISFIKKHPGLFVGMYLAYAATLAVMLQSETLADVTWVMTLLFVGLNLFFFFDVNPRYHYDDIDVLDLRVCFNGEWYNTRMVPDALVDSILQSSQVDESRKQKLRAIMQRKSELSFYDIFAVGQNRSPV from the coding sequence ATGAGCGAAATTGAACGCATCCTTAAAGAAGAAATCGACAGGGTGAATAAAGCCGAACACCGCGATAATCGCCCACGCTTTAGCATCAGTTTTATTAAAAAACATCCCGGGTTATTCGTGGGAATGTATCTGGCCTATGCGGCTACGCTGGCGGTGATGTTGCAGTCAGAAACACTGGCAGACGTGACATGGGTGATGACGCTGCTGTTTGTGGGATTAAACCTGTTCTTCTTTTTTGACGTCAACCCACGCTATCACTACGACGATATCGACGTTCTGGACCTGCGCGTATGCTTCAATGGCGAATGGTATAACACGCGAATGGTACCGGACGCGCTGGTCGACAGTATTCTGCAATCATCTCAGGTAGATGAATCACGCAAACAGAAGCTACGCGCCATTATGCAGCGAAAATCTGAACTGTCGTTCTACGATATCTTTGCCGTGGGGCAGAATCGATCGCCGGTTTGA
- a CDS encoding DUF2474 domain-containing protein, with translation MTTIEAQTPRSPLWKRMLWLAAIWAGSVLALGCVSMVFRLLMTAAGLKSH, from the coding sequence ATGACAACGATTGAAGCACAAACGCCCCGTTCTCCGTTATGGAAACGCATGCTGTGGTTAGCGGCTATCTGGGCTGGAAGCGTACTGGCGCTGGGCTGTGTCTCGATGGTATTCCGTTTATTGATGACGGCCGCCGGGCTGAAGTCACATTGA
- the cydB gene encoding cytochrome d ubiquinol oxidase subunit II produces MGIDLPLIWFAIIIFATLMYIVMDGFDLGIGMLLPVTRDMQERDMMVNTVAPVWDGNETWLVLGGAALFGAFPLAYAVIVDALSIPLTLMLIALIFRGVAFEFRFKALPNHRGFWDKAFIVGSGCATFMQGIVVGAVIHGFPVTERTFVGGAFDWLTPFNLFCGIGLMCAYALLGSTWLIMKTSHQLQDKMYRITRPLLLALLVIIAIISIWTPLAHSAIAARWFSWPNIVFLLPVPVLTLVCAGVIWRGTRHGDHYLPFVMTLLLVFLGFSGLGISIWPHIIPPAIDIWQAAAPPQSLGFMLVGALFIIPIILVYTFWSYYVFRGKISADEGYH; encoded by the coding sequence ATGGGTATCGATCTGCCGCTCATTTGGTTCGCCATCATTATTTTCGCCACCTTAATGTATATCGTGATGGATGGCTTCGATTTAGGCATTGGCATGTTGCTGCCCGTCACCCGTGATATGCAAGAGCGCGACATGATGGTCAACACCGTTGCCCCCGTGTGGGACGGTAACGAGACGTGGCTAGTGCTCGGCGGCGCGGCGCTATTTGGTGCCTTTCCTCTGGCCTACGCGGTGATTGTCGATGCGTTATCTATTCCCCTCACGCTGATGCTGATCGCATTGATTTTCCGCGGCGTCGCCTTTGAGTTTCGCTTTAAAGCACTACCTAATCATCGCGGATTCTGGGACAAGGCTTTTATCGTTGGCTCAGGCTGCGCCACGTTTATGCAAGGTATCGTGGTCGGTGCCGTGATTCACGGTTTCCCCGTGACAGAGCGCACCTTCGTCGGCGGTGCATTTGATTGGCTTACACCGTTTAACCTGTTCTGCGGTATCGGCCTGATGTGCGCCTATGCGCTGCTGGGCAGCACGTGGCTTATCATGAAAACCAGCCATCAGCTGCAAGATAAAATGTATCGCATTACGCGCCCTTTACTGCTGGCTCTGCTGGTTATTATTGCCATCATCAGCATTTGGACTCCGCTGGCGCACAGCGCCATTGCCGCGCGCTGGTTTAGCTGGCCAAACATCGTGTTCCTTTTGCCGGTTCCCGTGTTGACGCTAGTGTGTGCCGGAGTGATTTGGCGCGGAACGCGCCACGGCGATCACTATTTACCGTTTGTGATGACCCTATTGTTGGTTTTCCTCGGCTTCAGCGGGCTAGGGATCAGTATCTGGCCGCATATCATTCCGCCTGCTATCGACATCTGGCAGGCGGCAGCACCACCGCAAAGCCTTGGATTTATGCTGGTTGGTGCCTTGTTCATCATCCCCATTATTTTGGTTTATACCTTCTGGAGCTATTACGTTTTTCGCGGAAAAATCAGCGCAGATGAAGGCTATCACTGA